AATGGGCAAGACGAGACGGGGCTTTAGTGACGAGTTCAAGCGCGAGGCGGTTCGTCTGGCGTACGAGCGCGGCCGCCGCCTGAGCGATGTAGCCCGGGAGCTGGACGTGCGTCCGGATCTGATCCGGCGGTGGCGCAAGAAGCTGAGCGGGGGTCAGGAGGGGCGTGCGCCGACGACAGAAGAGCAGGAGATTCGTCGTTTGCAGGGGGAGTTGTCGCGGGTTCGCGAGGAGCGCGACATTCTAAAAAAAGCGTTGGCGATCTTCTCGGATCGGCGGCAGTGAGACACGAGCTGGTGCATGGTCTCCGTGGCCGCTATCCGGTGCAGCGGATCTGTGAGGTCCTCGAGGTATCGCGCAGCGGCTACTACGCTCGCTGCCGACGCCCGAAGCCTGCCCGGGTCCGGGAAGATCGCCGACTCAAGCAGCAGATCCTGGCGGTGCACGCCGCGACTGCTGGCCGCTACGGCACGCCTCGTGTCGAACGTCAGCTGCGCCGGCAAGGGATCGCGACCAGCCGCAAGCGGGTGGCTCGACTGCGTCGCGAGCTTGGGCTCCAGGCCAAGGGCCGACGTCGGTTCCGCGTCACTACCGATTCCAAGCACACGTATCCGATCGCAGACAACCGCCTGCAACGGCGTTTTCACGCCTGTGGGCCTAACGAGGTTTGGCTTGGAGACATCACCTACCTGGTCCACGGCCGCAGGTGGTTATACCTGGCACTTCTGATGGATGTTTTCTCACGTCGGATCGTTGGCTGGTCGCTCAGCGATCGGATCGACGAGCGACTGACCATGACGGCACTGCGCCGCGCAATCGATGCTCGCCGGCCGCCTCCAGGCCTGATCCACCACACGGATCGTGGCGCCCAG
Above is a window of bacterium DNA encoding:
- a CDS encoding transposase, whose amino-acid sequence is MGKTRRGFSDEFKREAVRLAYERGRRLSDVARELDVRPDLIRRWRKKLSGGQEGRAPTTEEQEIRRLQGELSRVREERDILKKALAIFSDRRQ
- a CDS encoding IS3 family transposase — protein: MRHELVHGLRGRYPVQRICEVLEVSRSGYYARCRRPKPARVREDRRLKQQILAVHAATAGRYGTPRVERQLRRQGIATSRKRVARLRRELGLQAKGRRRFRVTTDSKHTYPIADNRLQRRFHACGPNEVWLGDITYLVHGRRWLYLALLMDVFSRRIVGWSLSDRIDERLTMTALRRAIDARRPPPGLIHHTDRGAQYCGNAYRRALDRAGLEASMSRRGDCWDNAMAESLIKTVKTELGREFLSHQLAQRQLFEYIEGFYNTRRLHSGLDYRTPAEVERLEASSRPGLSLGGWCKEAVAPPAFAAPATASPTLT